One genomic window of Bradyrhizobium sp. CCGE-LA001 includes the following:
- the purS gene encoding phosphoribosylformylglycinamidine synthase subunit PurS encodes MKARVTVTLKTGILDPQGKAIEGALKSLGVDGVASVRQGKVFDIELAGADKAKAEAALKDAADKLLANTVIENYRVELIG; translated from the coding sequence GTGAAGGCACGTGTCACCGTTACCCTGAAGACGGGCATCCTCGATCCGCAGGGCAAGGCCATCGAAGGCGCGCTGAAGTCGCTCGGCGTCGACGGCGTCGCCAGCGTCCGCCAGGGCAAGGTGTTCGACATCGAGCTTGCCGGCGCCGACAAGGCCAAGGCGGAAGCCGCGCTGAAGGACGCCGCCGACAAGCTGCTGGCGAACACCGTGATCGAGAATTATCGGGTGGAGCTGATCGGGTGA
- a CDS encoding DUF1476 domain-containing protein produces MSEFDKRQEGFEKKYALDEEQKFKAEARRNRLLGLWAAEKLGITGDAATAYAKEVVAADFEEAGDADVLRKITGDFAAKNVAITEQAIRAKMSELIAVAAAEVKAGK; encoded by the coding sequence ATGAGCGAGTTCGACAAGCGCCAGGAAGGCTTCGAGAAGAAGTACGCCCTCGACGAGGAGCAGAAATTCAAGGCAGAGGCCCGTCGCAACCGGCTGCTCGGTCTGTGGGCGGCGGAGAAGCTCGGAATCACGGGCGATGCCGCCACGGCCTATGCCAAGGAGGTGGTCGCGGCCGATTTCGAGGAGGCCGGGGATGCCGACGTCCTGCGCAAGATCACGGGCGATTTCGCCGCCAAGAACGTCGCCATCACCGAGCAGGCGATTCGCGCCAAGATGAGCGAACTCATCGCGGTGGCAGCCGCCGAGGTGAAGGCGGGGAAATAA
- a CDS encoding tripartite tricarboxylate transporter substrate binding protein BugD, whose protein sequence is MIAYVLKRSLAALAALSFASAALAQDYPKRPITMIVPFAAGGTSDVIARTVAEQMGIALGQTIVIENVAGAGGSTALARAARAEPDGYTIAIGNAGTNAATYTIYPKLPFTPDSFVPIAMVAKTFGIIALRKDFPAKDLKEFIAYAKANPGKINLGHAGVGSSNYLICKSFVTSAGIDATLVGYRGAAPALTDAVGSQIDGVCDAAASVSQAINEKLVKGLVVGSTVRLATLPDLPTSAEAGLPEFEAQGWNGLFAPKGTAPAVIAKLNAAARTAVETEAVKKRFADLSTVAPDPDEHTPEVLQKLVTRDVEKYRKMLADDKQ, encoded by the coding sequence GTGATCGCTTACGTGCTGAAGCGGTCGCTCGCCGCGCTCGCGGCGCTGTCGTTCGCGTCCGCTGCGCTGGCGCAGGATTATCCCAAGCGTCCGATCACCATGATCGTGCCGTTCGCGGCCGGCGGCACCTCGGACGTGATCGCGCGCACGGTCGCCGAGCAGATGGGCATCGCGCTCGGCCAGACCATCGTGATCGAGAACGTCGCCGGCGCCGGCGGTTCGACCGCACTCGCGCGCGCCGCTCGCGCCGAGCCCGACGGTTACACCATCGCCATCGGCAATGCCGGCACCAATGCTGCGACCTACACGATCTATCCAAAGCTGCCGTTCACGCCGGACTCCTTCGTTCCGATTGCGATGGTGGCGAAGACCTTCGGCATCATCGCGCTCCGCAAGGATTTTCCGGCGAAGGACCTGAAGGAGTTCATCGCCTACGCCAAGGCCAATCCCGGCAAGATCAATCTCGGCCATGCCGGCGTCGGCTCGTCGAACTATCTGATCTGCAAGAGCTTCGTCACATCAGCCGGGATCGACGCGACGCTAGTCGGCTATCGCGGCGCCGCGCCCGCGCTGACGGACGCGGTCGGCAGCCAGATCGACGGCGTCTGCGATGCGGCCGCCTCGGTCTCGCAGGCGATCAATGAGAAGCTGGTGAAGGGGCTCGTGGTCGGCTCGACCGTGCGTCTCGCCACACTGCCTGATCTGCCGACCTCCGCCGAAGCGGGCCTGCCCGAATTCGAGGCGCAGGGCTGGAACGGGCTGTTCGCGCCCAAGGGCACGGCGCCGGCCGTCATCGCCAAGCTGAACGCTGCCGCGCGCACGGCGGTGGAAACGGAGGCGGTGAAGAAGCGCTTCGCTGACCTCTCGACCGTAGCGCCCGATCCCGACGAGCACACGCCCGAAGTGCTGCAAAAGCTCGTGACGCGCGACGTCGAGAAGTACCGGAAGATGCTCGCGGACGACAAGCAGTAG
- the purL gene encoding phosphoribosylformylglycinamidine synthase subunit PurL, translating into MKNEPKITPELVAAHGLKPDEYERILKLIGREPTFTELGIFSAMWNEHCSYKSSRIHLRGLPTKAPWVIQGPGENAGVIDIGDGQAVVFKMESHNHPSYIEPYQGATTGVGGILRDVFTMGARPIACLNALSFGAPEHAKTRHLVSGVVAGVGGYGNSFGVPTVGGQVRFHTRYDGNILVNAMAVGLADADKIFYAAASGVNMPIVYLGSKTGRDGIHGASMASAEFDDKSEEKRPTVQVGDPFAEKLLLEACLEIMEKGCVIAIQDMGAAGLTCSAVEMGAKGDLGVDLDLDAVPTRETGMSAYEMMLSESQERMLMVLKPEKEKEAEAIFKKWGLDFAVVGYTTPSKRFVVKHGGDVMADLPIKELGDEAPVYDRPHVPSAALPIVHARDVPAPMALGPALEKLIGTPDMCSKRWVWEQYDHVILGNTMQRPGGDAAVVRVQDGPKGLALTVDVTPRYCEADPYQGGMQAVAEAWRNITAVGGKPLAITDNLNFGNPERPEIMGQFVGCLKGISEACRTLDFPVVSGNVSLYNETNGRAILPTPSIGGVGLLDDFTKSASLAFKAEGEAILLIGESHGWLGQSVYLRDICGREEGAPPPVDLAAEKRNGDCVRGMIHAGTATAVHDLSDGGLLVALAEMAMASGIGAKLLAAPTALVPQAYWFGEDQARYLVTVPETEAGRVLAKMRGCEVPCVRIGTTGGDAIAIAGEAPIAIGTLRASFERWLPEYMGGKAA; encoded by the coding sequence ATGAAGAACGAACCCAAGATCACCCCCGAGTTGGTTGCCGCCCACGGGCTCAAGCCCGACGAATATGAGCGCATCCTGAAGCTGATCGGGCGGGAGCCGACCTTCACCGAGCTCGGCATCTTCTCGGCGATGTGGAACGAGCACTGCTCGTACAAATCCTCGCGTATCCATCTGCGCGGCCTGCCGACCAAGGCGCCCTGGGTGATCCAGGGTCCCGGCGAGAATGCCGGCGTCATCGACATCGGCGACGGCCAGGCGGTGGTGTTCAAGATGGAGAGCCACAACCATCCGAGCTACATCGAGCCGTATCAGGGCGCGACCACCGGCGTTGGCGGCATCTTGCGCGACGTGTTCACGATGGGCGCGCGGCCGATCGCCTGCCTCAACGCGCTCAGCTTCGGGGCGCCCGAGCATGCCAAGACGCGGCACCTCGTTTCCGGCGTGGTCGCCGGCGTCGGCGGCTACGGCAATTCCTTCGGTGTGCCGACGGTGGGCGGTCAGGTGCGTTTCCACACGCGCTACGATGGCAACATCCTCGTCAACGCGATGGCCGTCGGCCTCGCCGATGCCGACAAGATCTTCTACGCGGCCGCCTCCGGCGTGAACATGCCGATCGTCTATCTCGGCTCCAAGACGGGACGCGACGGCATCCACGGCGCCTCGATGGCCTCGGCGGAATTCGACGACAAGTCCGAGGAGAAACGCCCGACCGTTCAGGTCGGCGATCCCTTCGCCGAAAAGCTGCTGCTGGAAGCCTGCCTCGAGATCATGGAGAAGGGCTGCGTCATCGCGATCCAGGACATGGGCGCGGCGGGCCTGACCTGCTCGGCGGTCGAGATGGGCGCCAAGGGCGACCTCGGCGTCGACCTGGATCTCGATGCGGTGCCGACCCGCGAGACCGGCATGAGCGCCTACGAGATGATGCTCTCGGAGAGCCAGGAGCGCATGCTGATGGTGCTCAAGCCCGAGAAGGAGAAGGAAGCCGAGGCGATTTTCAAGAAGTGGGGTCTCGACTTCGCGGTCGTCGGCTACACCACGCCGAGCAAGCGTTTCGTTGTCAAGCACGGCGGCGACGTCATGGCCGACCTGCCGATCAAGGAGCTCGGCGACGAGGCGCCGGTCTATGACCGTCCGCATGTACCGTCCGCCGCGCTGCCGATCGTGCATGCGCGCGACGTGCCGGCGCCGATGGCGCTCGGGCCTGCGCTGGAGAAGCTGATCGGCACGCCCGACATGTGCAGCAAGCGCTGGGTCTGGGAGCAGTACGACCACGTCATCCTCGGCAACACCATGCAGCGCCCCGGCGGCGATGCCGCCGTGGTGCGCGTGCAGGACGGGCCGAAGGGGCTGGCGCTTACCGTCGACGTCACGCCGCGCTATTGCGAGGCCGATCCTTATCAAGGCGGTATGCAGGCGGTGGCGGAAGCCTGGCGCAACATCACCGCGGTCGGCGGCAAGCCGCTCGCGATCACCGACAACCTCAATTTCGGCAATCCTGAGAGGCCCGAGATCATGGGCCAGTTCGTCGGCTGCTTGAAGGGCATCTCGGAAGCCTGCCGCACGCTCGACTTCCCGGTCGTCTCCGGCAATGTCTCGCTCTACAACGAGACTAACGGCCGCGCGATCCTGCCGACGCCCTCGATCGGAGGTGTCGGCCTGCTCGACGATTTCACCAAGTCGGCTTCGCTGGCGTTCAAGGCCGAGGGCGAGGCGATCCTCCTGATCGGCGAATCCCATGGCTGGCTCGGCCAGTCCGTCTACCTGCGCGACATCTGCGGTCGCGAGGAGGGCGCGCCGCCGCCGGTCGATCTCGCCGCCGAGAAGCGCAACGGCGATTGCGTGCGCGGCATGATCCATGCGGGCACCGCGACCGCCGTGCACGATCTCTCCGATGGCGGTCTCCTGGTCGCGCTTGCCGAGATGGCGATGGCGAGCGGCATCGGCGCGAAGCTGCTGGCGGCGCCGACCGCGCTCGTGCCGCAGGCCTATTGGTTCGGCGAGGATCAGGCGCGCTATCTCGTGACCGTGCCGGAAACCGAAGCCGGCCGCGTGCTCGCCAAGATGCGCGGCTGCGAGGTGCCCTGTGTGCGCATCGGCACCACCGGCGGCGATGCGATTGCCATCGCGGGCGAAGCGCCGATCGCGATCGGTACGCTGCGGGCTTCGTTCGAGCGCTGGCTGCCGGAATATATGGGCGGGAAGGCGGCCTGA
- a CDS encoding LysR family transcriptional regulator, with protein MDSDALNTFLAVHRRGGISNAAKFLHRSQPAISRRIALLEQELGVPLFERVAGRTRLSDAGRVLIPYAERAVAAAQDAEQAIRALTKQNAGPVSLAVTGTLADGRLSSIMKRFAKEHPAVSLALRTATSAEVSDLIRRGEATIGLRYNADPSGDLACEQVLREPLQVVCAPDHPRAGQRVKRLAELVRERWIAFPEIRGRREIAAAHVFALFLTRGLGEVEWTAVDSLTAQKRLVEAGFGLALLAKSHLAEELRAGSIATIAVGDLDAHQDIVLVTRSGGFLSAAAERLLESIRRNYAGPDVSTTRKGRKRTPTRKGVARRRLV; from the coding sequence ATGGACAGTGACGCCCTCAACACCTTCCTGGCGGTTCATCGCAGGGGTGGGATTTCGAACGCCGCGAAATTCCTGCATCGTTCGCAGCCGGCGATCTCGCGCCGTATCGCGCTTCTGGAGCAGGAGCTCGGCGTTCCCCTGTTCGAGCGGGTGGCGGGCCGCACCCGGCTCAGCGATGCCGGGCGCGTGCTGATCCCCTATGCCGAGCGTGCGGTGGCGGCGGCGCAGGATGCCGAACAGGCGATCCGCGCGTTGACCAAGCAGAATGCCGGGCCGGTATCGCTGGCCGTGACCGGCACGCTCGCCGATGGCCGCCTCTCGAGCATCATGAAGCGGTTTGCCAAGGAGCATCCGGCCGTCTCGCTGGCCTTGCGGACGGCGACCAGCGCGGAGGTCAGCGATCTCATCCGCCGCGGCGAGGCCACGATTGGCCTCCGCTACAACGCCGACCCCTCCGGCGATCTCGCCTGCGAGCAGGTCCTGCGCGAGCCGTTGCAAGTGGTCTGTGCGCCCGACCATCCTCGCGCCGGACAGCGTGTGAAGCGCCTTGCCGAGCTAGTTCGCGAGCGTTGGATCGCATTCCCGGAGATTCGCGGCCGTCGCGAGATTGCCGCGGCTCACGTGTTCGCTTTGTTTCTGACGCGGGGACTTGGCGAGGTGGAGTGGACCGCGGTGGACAGCCTCACCGCGCAGAAGCGGCTGGTGGAAGCAGGCTTCGGCCTTGCCCTGTTGGCAAAAAGTCATTTGGCGGAGGAGCTGCGTGCCGGCTCGATCGCGACGATCGCCGTGGGCGATCTTGATGCGCACCAGGACATCGTCCTCGTCACGCGCAGTGGCGGCTTTCTGAGCGCTGCCGCCGAGCGCCTGCTCGAAAGCATTCGCCGCAACTATGCCGGGCCGGATGTCTCGACCACGCGGAAAGGCAGAAAGAGAACGCCGACGCGCAAGGGTGTTGCGCGCCGGCGCTTGGTTTGA
- a CDS encoding HD domain-containing protein, producing the protein MITIPELTSQALGAFLISETSGRFGSSHASLPELLPYAAKLALECIGNSDALYHNVEHTLLVTLVGHDILIGRSLLRPTTASDYAHFILACLLHDIGYVRGIIHGDQDGTFVVDGTGRTVELPIGSSDAALAPYHVDRSKLFAVERLDPVDDIDAARVAQAIEYTRFPYADASPNELKDDLDEEEGLLLRAADLIGQLGDPNYMKKSNALFYEFEEIGLNKSLGYATPADVVYKYPQFYWTKVAPQIQIALRYLNVTSSGRQWIGSLYGNVLRAEREVGLSGPQL; encoded by the coding sequence ATGATAACGATTCCAGAACTGACGTCCCAGGCGCTCGGTGCGTTCCTGATCTCGGAGACCAGCGGTCGCTTCGGCTCGTCTCACGCCAGCTTGCCGGAATTGCTCCCCTACGCAGCAAAACTGGCTCTGGAGTGTATCGGTAACAGCGATGCACTCTACCACAACGTCGAGCACACCTTGTTGGTCACGCTGGTCGGGCACGACATCCTGATCGGGCGCTCTCTTCTGAGGCCAACGACGGCCAGCGACTATGCTCACTTTATCCTGGCGTGCCTGCTTCACGATATCGGCTACGTGAGGGGAATAATTCACGGAGACCAGGACGGAACCTTTGTTGTTGATGGTACCGGCCGAACGGTTGAGTTGCCGATCGGCTCCTCCGATGCAGCGCTTGCGCCCTATCATGTCGACCGCTCAAAATTATTCGCCGTGGAGCGGCTTGACCCAGTCGACGACATTGATGCCGCTCGCGTTGCCCAGGCCATCGAATACACTCGTTTTCCTTATGCAGACGCATCTCCGAACGAACTCAAAGATGATCTTGACGAAGAGGAAGGTTTGTTGCTTCGCGCCGCCGACCTGATCGGTCAGCTCGGCGATCCGAACTACATGAAGAAATCAAATGCGCTGTTCTACGAGTTCGAGGAGATAGGACTCAACAAATCGCTCGGATATGCCACGCCCGCGGACGTGGTGTACAAATATCCCCAATTCTACTGGACCAAGGTTGCACCGCAAATCCAGATTGCCCTCCGCTATTTGAATGTAACCTCGAGCGGAAGACAATGGATCGGCAGTCTCTATGGCAATGTCCTTCGGGCTGAGAGAGAGGTCGGGCTGTCTGGTCCGCAGCTATAG
- a CDS encoding magnesium and cobalt transport protein CorA — protein sequence MNVPSLPTSPAEPVSAEGVVAAGAYVDGRRVANIAISEASSWRAKPGHVVWIGLHEPDMALLGAVQKQFDLHDLAIEDANHAHQRPKIEQYGEALFIVARTAQLIEGRIAFGETHIFVGDGYLVSVRHGASTSYAPVRERCESCPRALARGEDYILYAILDFIVDNYSPVLESIHEEIEGIEDDVLSRPISKAQIERLYMLRRDLLRLRTAIGPLVEVCRRLEHDELSMVRKAMQPLFRDVTDHVRNIQERIDSMREVLAFAFEASLLVGQAQETAVSKKLASWLAIIAVPTALAGIYGMNFKHMPELEWEYGYFMLLGVMLTACGSLYWRFRSVGWL from the coding sequence ATGAACGTCCCGTCGCTGCCCACCTCCCCTGCCGAACCGGTCTCAGCCGAGGGCGTCGTCGCCGCCGGTGCCTATGTCGATGGCCGGCGCGTCGCCAACATCGCCATCAGCGAGGCATCGAGTTGGCGGGCCAAGCCCGGCCATGTGGTCTGGATCGGCCTGCACGAGCCGGACATGGCGCTGCTCGGCGCGGTGCAGAAGCAGTTCGACCTGCACGATCTCGCGATCGAAGACGCCAACCACGCCCATCAGCGTCCCAAGATCGAGCAATATGGCGAGGCTTTGTTCATCGTGGCGCGCACCGCGCAATTGATCGAGGGCCGGATCGCCTTCGGCGAGACGCACATTTTCGTCGGTGACGGCTATCTGGTCTCGGTGCGCCACGGCGCCTCGACGTCCTACGCGCCCGTGCGCGAACGCTGCGAAAGCTGCCCGCGGGCGCTCGCCCGCGGCGAGGACTACATCCTCTACGCCATTCTCGATTTCATCGTCGACAATTACTCGCCCGTGCTCGAGAGCATCCACGAGGAGATCGAGGGCATCGAGGACGACGTTCTGTCCAGGCCGATCAGCAAGGCGCAGATCGAGCGGCTCTACATGCTGCGCCGCGACCTGTTGCGGCTCAGGACCGCGATCGGCCCGCTGGTGGAGGTCTGCCGCCGGCTCGAGCATGACGAGCTGTCGATGGTGCGGAAGGCCATGCAGCCGCTATTTCGCGACGTCACCGACCACGTCCGCAACATTCAGGAGCGCATCGATTCCATGCGCGAAGTGCTGGCCTTCGCCTTCGAGGCGAGCCTGCTGGTCGGCCAGGCCCAGGAGACGGCGGTGTCCAAGAAGCTCGCCTCCTGGCTCGCCATCATCGCAGTCCCGACCGCGCTCGCCGGCATCTACGGCATGAACTTCAAGCACATGCCGGAGCTGGAATGGGAGTACGGCTACTTCATGCTGCTCGGCGTGATGCTGACGGCATGCGGCTCGCTGTACTGGCGCTTCCGCAGCGTGGGGTGGCTGTGA
- a CDS encoding GFA family protein, protein MVRDKIVRAGQCHCGAVCFEATLSDGFNSIRRCTCSYCRKRGAVVVMAEMGGIRLLQGEDALTTYRFHTGSAQHFFCSRCGIYTHHQRRSDRTLYAVNVACLNGISPFDFAEVPVMDGVNHTNDTGKPTRRAGTLRFIPAD, encoded by the coding sequence ATGGTGCGCGACAAGATCGTTCGAGCCGGCCAGTGTCATTGCGGTGCGGTGTGTTTCGAGGCGACGCTGAGCGACGGATTCAATTCGATTCGCCGCTGCACGTGCTCTTACTGCCGCAAGCGAGGCGCCGTCGTTGTCATGGCCGAGATGGGCGGGATCAGGTTGCTGCAGGGCGAGGATGCGCTAACGACCTATCGCTTCCATACCGGATCGGCGCAGCACTTCTTCTGTTCTCGCTGCGGAATATACACGCACCATCAACGACGATCCGACAGGACTCTCTATGCCGTCAACGTGGCCTGCCTTAACGGGATAAGCCCGTTCGATTTCGCAGAGGTGCCGGTCATGGATGGCGTCAATCACACCAACGATACCGGCAAGCCGACGCGTCGGGCAGGCACGCTCCGTTTCATTCCGGCTGATTAG
- the cynS gene encoding cyanase, translating to MKREDLTEKLLDIKREKGWSWKHICEKIGGYSEVLIVGAIMGQMKLTKPQAANAGELFGLSKTEVAMLNEVPMRGTGTAMPPTDPLIYRFYEMVMVNGPAWKALIEEEFGDGIMSAIDFDMGIERVANPKGDRVKITMSGKFLPYKYYGASGNVPEYGFKEE from the coding sequence ATGAAACGCGAAGACCTCACCGAGAAGCTGCTCGACATCAAGCGCGAGAAGGGCTGGAGCTGGAAGCACATCTGCGAGAAGATCGGCGGCTATTCCGAGGTGCTGATCGTCGGCGCGATCATGGGGCAGATGAAGCTGACCAAGCCGCAGGCCGCCAATGCCGGCGAGCTGTTCGGGCTGTCGAAGACGGAAGTCGCGATGCTGAACGAGGTGCCGATGCGCGGCACCGGCACGGCGATGCCGCCGACCGATCCCCTGATCTACCGCTTCTACGAGATGGTGATGGTGAACGGTCCCGCCTGGAAGGCGTTGATCGAGGAGGAGTTCGGCGACGGCATCATGTCGGCGATCGACTTCGACATGGGCATCGAGCGCGTCGCCAACCCGAAGGGCGACCGCGTCAAGATCACCATGAGCGGCAAGTTCCTGCCGTACAAATATTACGGCGCCAGCGGCAACGTGCCGGAATACGGCTTTAAGGAGGAGTGA
- the purQ gene encoding phosphoribosylformylglycinamidine synthase subunit PurQ — MKAAILVFPGINRERDMARALRLVSGHDPAMVWHAETSLPAGTDLVVVPGGFSYGDYLRCGAIAARAPVMDAVRDYAAKGGLVLGVCNGFQILCESGLLPGILMRNARLKFICKDVHLRVERSDTPFTRGYNAGQVIRVPVAHGEGNYAADVETIKRLEGEGRVLYRYCAADGSVDDLSNINGAAQSIAGIVNDKGNVLGMMPHPENHVEDIMGCTDGRGLFAGLVQHLEKAA; from the coding sequence ATGAAAGCCGCCATCCTCGTCTTTCCCGGAATCAACCGTGAGCGCGACATGGCGCGTGCCTTGCGGCTGGTCTCGGGCCATGACCCCGCGATGGTGTGGCACGCCGAGACCTCACTGCCGGCGGGGACTGATCTCGTGGTCGTGCCGGGCGGCTTCTCCTACGGCGATTATCTGCGCTGCGGCGCGATCGCGGCGCGCGCACCGGTGATGGATGCGGTGCGCGACTACGCTGCCAAGGGCGGCCTCGTGCTCGGCGTTTGCAACGGCTTTCAGATCCTCTGCGAGTCCGGCCTGTTGCCGGGCATCCTGATGCGCAATGCGCGGCTGAAATTCATCTGCAAGGACGTGCATCTGCGCGTGGAGCGTTCCGACACGCCGTTCACCCGCGGCTACAATGCCGGCCAGGTGATCCGTGTGCCCGTGGCTCATGGCGAGGGTAACTACGCGGCCGACGTGGAGACGATCAAGCGGCTCGAAGGCGAGGGCCGGGTGCTCTATCGCTATTGCGCGGCTGACGGTAGCGTCGACGACCTCAGCAACATCAATGGCGCTGCGCAGTCCATTGCCGGCATCGTCAACGACAAGGGCAACGTGCTCGGCATGATGCCGCATCCGGAAAACCACGTCGAAGACATCATGGGCTGCACCGACGGCCGCGGCCTGTTCGCCGGCCTCGTCCAGCATCTGGAAAAGGCCGCGTGA
- a CDS encoding PaaI family thioesterase, with protein MHELTKVPSTRRPDLHVATEGEFTGWRTWIRDSFESHVGPFWHRIEADGSVRSAFRVEKKHLNGSGNVHGGCFMAFADYCLFAIATHELDGPAVTTNFACDFLDAAREGELVECTGEVSRAGGSLIFLRGKLTSAGRPLFTFSGTIKRVKRKPAPQPNA; from the coding sequence TTGCACGAATTGACCAAAGTCCCCTCCACCCGCCGTCCCGACCTGCACGTCGCCACCGAGGGCGAGTTTACGGGCTGGCGCACCTGGATTCGCGACAGTTTCGAGTCCCATGTCGGCCCCTTCTGGCACCGGATCGAGGCGGACGGCAGCGTCCGCAGCGCCTTCCGGGTCGAGAAGAAGCACCTCAACGGCTCCGGCAACGTCCATGGCGGCTGCTTCATGGCCTTTGCCGACTACTGCCTGTTCGCGATCGCCACCCATGAGCTGGACGGCCCGGCCGTGACCACCAATTTTGCCTGCGATTTCCTTGACGCGGCACGCGAGGGCGAGTTGGTTGAATGTACGGGCGAGGTATCTCGCGCGGGTGGCTCGCTGATCTTCCTCCGTGGGAAATTGACCTCAGCAGGGCGGCCGCTGTTCACCTTCTCCGGCACGATCAAGCGGGTGAAGCGGAAGCCGGCACCTCAGCCAAACGCATAG
- a CDS encoding DMT family transporter, with protein sequence MPQSTSPKGRSAASVSTSLPSMATTGARSWRDYALLLALACCWSSTYPLTKLALPTIPPITFISARSLIAAAFLFAILWMRGIKVPTDARAWKLFATQQLINSTFPFLIITWSQQYVPASNTVVLASTTPIFAFLITSLITRHEPATLLKLAGAILGLAGTVAIVGLDALRGFGSEIIAEIAILLATISFACATIFGLRLSEYDAMVVAAGSLLFGGLVLLPPSLIIDQPWTLQPTPTAIVATIVMGIVSSALGLMLFYVCLGRLGTLTTNAQGYLRIPIGVGLSVLLLGESVPSNLALGLLLVMAGVAAMTVPAEKFKLR encoded by the coding sequence GTGCCGCAGAGCACATCGCCGAAGGGGCGCTCAGCCGCCTCCGTCTCAACGTCATTGCCTTCCATGGCCACCACCGGTGCACGAAGCTGGCGCGATTATGCGCTGCTGCTCGCGCTCGCCTGCTGCTGGAGCTCGACCTATCCGCTGACCAAGCTGGCGCTTCCCACGATCCCACCCATCACCTTCATCTCGGCACGCTCACTGATCGCGGCCGCCTTCCTGTTCGCGATCCTGTGGATGCGCGGCATCAAGGTCCCGACCGACGCCAGGGCCTGGAAGCTGTTCGCGACCCAGCAATTGATCAACTCGACCTTCCCGTTCCTGATCATCACCTGGTCGCAGCAATATGTGCCGGCGTCGAACACGGTCGTGCTGGCCTCGACGACGCCGATCTTCGCCTTCCTGATCACCTCGCTGATCACGCGCCACGAGCCGGCGACGCTGCTCAAGCTCGCCGGCGCGATTTTGGGACTGGCCGGCACCGTCGCTATCGTCGGGCTCGACGCGCTACGCGGCTTCGGTAGCGAGATCATTGCTGAGATCGCGATCCTGCTCGCCACCATCTCCTTTGCCTGCGCAACGATCTTCGGCCTCCGCCTCTCCGAATACGACGCGATGGTGGTGGCGGCCGGCTCACTGCTGTTCGGCGGCCTCGTGCTCCTGCCGCCCTCGCTGATCATCGATCAGCCCTGGACCCTGCAGCCGACGCCGACGGCGATCGTCGCCACCATCGTCATGGGCATCGTCTCCAGCGCGCTGGGCCTGATGCTGTTCTACGTCTGCCTGGGCCGGCTCGGCACGCTGACGACAAATGCGCAAGGCTATCTGCGCATCCCGATCGGCGTCGGCCTGTCCGTGCTGCTGCTCGGCGAGAGCGTGCCCTCGAACCTCGCGCTCGGCCTGCTGCTGGTGATGGCCGGCGTTGCCGCGATGACGGTGCCGGCGGAGAAGTTCAAGCTGCGCTAG
- the purC gene encoding phosphoribosylaminoimidazolesuccinocarboxamide synthase: protein MSRRRRIYEGKAKVLYEGPEPGTLIQHFKDDATAFNAKKHQVIEGKGVLNNRISEYLFQHLNDIGVPTHFIRRLNMREQLIREVEIVPLEVVVRNVAAGSLSQRLGIEEGTQLPRSIIEFYYKNDQLNDPMVSEEHITAFGWATPQEIDDIMALAIRVNDFLTGLFLGIGIRLVDFKMECGRLFENEMMRIIVADEISPDSCRLWDIKSNEKLDKDRFRRDLGGLLEAYTEVAKRLGILMENERPQGSGPVLVKS, encoded by the coding sequence ATGAGCCGTCGGCGTCGCATTTATGAAGGCAAGGCAAAGGTTCTTTATGAAGGCCCGGAGCCCGGTACCCTGATCCAGCACTTCAAGGATGACGCCACCGCGTTCAACGCGAAAAAGCATCAGGTGATCGAGGGCAAGGGTGTCCTCAACAACCGGATCTCGGAGTACCTGTTTCAGCACCTCAACGACATCGGGGTGCCGACCCATTTCATCCGCCGCCTCAACATGCGCGAGCAGCTGATTCGCGAGGTCGAGATCGTGCCGCTGGAGGTGGTGGTGCGGAACGTCGCCGCCGGCTCGCTGTCGCAGCGCCTCGGCATCGAGGAGGGCACGCAGCTGCCCCGCTCGATCATCGAGTTCTATTACAAGAACGACCAGCTCAACGACCCCATGGTGTCGGAAGAGCACATCACGGCCTTCGGCTGGGCGACGCCGCAGGAGATCGACGACATCATGGCGCTCGCCATCCGCGTCAACGACTTCCTGACCGGCCTCTTCCTCGGCATCGGCATCCGCCTCGTCGACTTCAAGATGGAGTGCGGCCGCCTGTTCGAGAACGAGATGATGCGCATCATCGTCGCCGACGAGATCTCGCCGGACAGCTGCCGTCTGTGGGACATCAAGTCGAACGAGAAGCTCGACAAGGACCGCTTCCGCAGAGATCTCGGCGGCCTGCTCGAGGCCTATACCGAAGTTGCAAAGCGCCTCGGCATCCTCATGGAGAATGAGCGTCCGCAGGGCTCCGGCCCGGTGCTGGTGAAGAGCTGA